AGATCCCACAATCGGTCCTGGCGCGGGCCGATGAGATCATCGAGTAAATGGCAACCGCAGCCGACCCCCTGAAGAGTCGTGAGTCGGTGTACGTCGGACCCACCGAACTTCACGTTCCACCGGACCGCTCCCTCGCGTTGCTCGGTCGCGGCCGGTGAACGTGCGTGTCCGTTGGCCGCACGCGGAGCCCGAGCATGATGATATAGGGACTTCGCGGAGGGCACCGCCGAAGGAAGGCGCGGCCGTGCAACAGGTCGGAAAGACGGGGAGGTTCTTCTTGCCCTTCCGGGTTCTCTTTCTTGTGCTCGCAGTGCTCGTTCTGCCACCCCCCGTCGGCGCGCAGCAGGCAGGGAAAGCGGCACGGCTTTGCTTCCTTACCTTCGATTCAAGAATGACGCCGTTGGACAGGCTCTCCTCCCAAGAAGCGTCCCCTGTCCACTTTGGCGCGTTCTTCCACCGCTTGCGAGACCTGGGTTACGTGGAGGGGCAGACCATCACCATTGACTACCTCTCAGCGGACGGCCGGGGCGGCCGGTTCCCCACGCTCGCCGCAGAATGCCTGCGACTCAAAGCGGACATCATCGTCGTCACCACCACACCGGCCACCCAAGCCGCGAAGAACGCCACCCGCACGATCCCGATTGTCATGATCCCACTCGGCGACCCCGTCGGCACCGGACTCGTTGCGAGCCTCGCCCGACCCGGGGGAAATGTCACCGGGCAGACATTCATGGCGTCGGGGCTGGCTGCCAAGCGCCTCGCATTGCTGAAGGAGGCGGTGCCAAGGATCACGCGAGTGCTCGTGCTCTCGTATCGCGAGGACCCTATTGCCGCGCCCCAGATAAAAGAACTCGAGAGCGCGGCTCGCTCCCTGGGAATCACGCTGTTGGTTCAGGAC
The genomic region above belongs to Candidatus Methylomirabilota bacterium and contains:
- a CDS encoding ABC transporter substrate-binding protein: MQQVGKTGRFFLPFRVLFLVLAVLVLPPPVGAQQAGKAARLCFLTFDSRMTPLDRLSSQEASPVHFGAFFHRLRDLGYVEGQTITIDYLSADGRGGRFPTLAAECLRLKADIIVVTTTPATQAAKNATRTIPIVMIPLGDPVGTGLVASLARPGGNVTGQTFMASGLAAKRLALLKEAVPRITRVLVLSYREDPIAAPQIKELESAARSLGITLLVQDIRTADDLPSAFDTGVRGRAEGLLTTAESIFAAQRKRVVELAAQHRLPGLYPYRVMVDAGGLMAYDSYTPDLVARTAAYVDQILKGAKPADLPVEQPTKFELVINLKTAKALGLAIPPSLLLRTDHVLQ